In Leucobacter insecticola, one DNA window encodes the following:
- a CDS encoding zinc-dependent metalloprotease, translating into MSANDHNDSSGENGNKDFDELQRILRDMLSGEGPEAGAFDPEQFAKAAGIPGDPAALQGLFNTLRGAMQQPSDGIDWAQTRRTALEVASDGGTQADSASALRAFPVATLWLDEVTELGATPDAPRVLGRIEWVQQSVDTWISLAEPVAESVTEALMGALQSQMPEELGDALEGAVPMLKSVGGALFAVQLGSIIGKLSGEVVSAGDIGIPLLSGPGREGGALLPTGVAAFAEGLDQDAEAVTLYLAVRELAHARLFRHSKWLRLHLLTAITDYARGIRIDTDRIEEVAREINPEHPEQLQELLSNGALIPPKTEAQEAAHARLETMLALVEGWVDVVTADAAKRLPGADAIAEMVRRRRATGGPAEHAFSALVGLELRPRRLREAAALWRLVGERGNEQIRDGLWAHPDLLPTSEELDHPARLLERLGLAGALPDSSADDFETALAQLLDGELPRTRATMATKRPLERFQSPLTGTKFCQFERSYKSFCGQLSRGRITRQTGSMSSSFTRLHPDLPLCWEDTDTLRLGFERAEVRIPRPTAGVQRLLGLFRTGIDSKHLTTEAIGVGATPQEARKLLKLLAPALLSVSSASDIGASAPPAFDQLSVRLCDGGRPIEGLREALVASNICAQQEKPTPDLVVFVERFLEPLERAQRWLMAAQPHLIVRFTDRAILVGPLVQAEGNPCHTCDALTETSRDSALPAIAAQLHDAVPASETSAGIHMAAAWIAASVRAWVAGDTSVHTTRARIPVSLGRVSGPVTMHTVAPHPECACNALSSLSPPPQ; encoded by the coding sequence ATGAGCGCAAACGATCACAACGACTCCAGCGGCGAGAACGGAAACAAGGACTTCGACGAGCTGCAGCGGATCCTGCGTGACATGCTCTCGGGCGAGGGCCCTGAAGCGGGCGCGTTTGATCCCGAGCAGTTCGCGAAAGCTGCCGGGATTCCAGGAGACCCCGCTGCCCTGCAGGGGCTGTTCAACACACTCCGCGGCGCAATGCAGCAGCCGAGCGACGGGATCGATTGGGCCCAGACCCGGCGTACCGCACTTGAAGTGGCGAGCGACGGCGGCACGCAGGCCGACTCCGCATCGGCACTTCGCGCATTTCCTGTAGCAACCCTCTGGCTCGACGAGGTCACGGAACTCGGGGCAACCCCGGATGCGCCCCGGGTGCTCGGCAGGATTGAATGGGTGCAGCAATCAGTCGACACTTGGATCAGCCTCGCCGAACCCGTTGCAGAATCTGTAACTGAAGCTCTCATGGGAGCCTTGCAGTCGCAAATGCCCGAAGAGCTCGGCGACGCTCTTGAGGGCGCGGTGCCCATGCTCAAGAGCGTCGGCGGTGCGCTGTTCGCGGTGCAGCTCGGCTCGATCATCGGCAAGCTTTCCGGCGAAGTCGTCTCTGCGGGTGACATCGGGATCCCGCTGCTTTCAGGACCGGGCCGGGAAGGCGGAGCTCTGCTGCCGACCGGCGTCGCCGCGTTTGCGGAGGGACTTGACCAAGACGCCGAGGCTGTCACACTGTATCTCGCCGTGCGCGAACTCGCCCACGCCCGCCTGTTCCGCCACTCGAAGTGGCTCCGGCTTCACCTACTTACGGCCATTACTGACTATGCCCGCGGTATTCGGATCGACACCGACCGCATCGAAGAGGTCGCTCGCGAGATCAATCCCGAGCACCCAGAGCAACTACAGGAACTACTCTCAAACGGCGCGCTGATCCCGCCAAAAACCGAGGCTCAGGAGGCCGCGCACGCGAGACTGGAAACCATGCTCGCTCTTGTTGAGGGGTGGGTCGACGTGGTTACCGCGGATGCCGCGAAGCGCCTCCCCGGAGCGGACGCTATCGCTGAGATGGTGCGGCGGAGACGAGCAACCGGTGGACCTGCGGAACACGCCTTCAGCGCCTTGGTCGGGCTTGAACTGCGGCCACGCAGACTCCGCGAGGCTGCGGCGCTGTGGCGTCTTGTGGGCGAGCGCGGTAACGAACAGATCCGGGATGGGCTGTGGGCTCACCCGGATCTTCTCCCCACGTCAGAAGAGCTCGACCACCCGGCCAGGCTACTGGAGCGTCTCGGCCTTGCGGGCGCGCTCCCTGACTCGTCAGCCGACGATTTTGAAACGGCGCTCGCGCAGTTGCTCGACGGCGAACTCCCCCGCACGAGAGCGACGATGGCGACGAAAAGACCCCTAGAAAGATTTCAATCCCCGCTCACAGGCACCAAATTTTGTCAATTTGAGCGATCTTACAAATCCTTCTGTGGACAACTCAGTCGAGGCCGGATAACTCGGCAAACTGGGTCTATGTCTTCATCGTTTACCCGTCTCCACCCGGATCTCCCCCTCTGCTGGGAAGACACTGATACGCTTCGGCTCGGTTTTGAACGCGCTGAAGTTCGTATTCCTCGCCCCACCGCGGGCGTACAGCGACTGCTCGGGTTGTTTCGCACGGGGATAGACAGCAAGCACCTCACGACAGAGGCCATCGGTGTCGGGGCGACACCGCAGGAAGCACGGAAACTCCTCAAACTGCTCGCTCCTGCACTGCTGAGCGTCTCTTCCGCGTCGGATATCGGCGCCTCTGCACCTCCCGCCTTCGATCAGCTCAGCGTTCGGCTGTGCGATGGAGGCCGCCCGATCGAGGGTCTTCGGGAAGCGCTTGTCGCGAGCAACATCTGCGCTCAGCAAGAAAAACCCACCCCCGATCTAGTGGTGTTTGTTGAGCGATTCTTGGAACCACTCGAACGCGCGCAGCGCTGGCTCATGGCTGCTCAGCCGCACCTCATTGTGAGGTTCACCGATCGCGCGATCCTGGTGGGTCCGCTTGTGCAAGCGGAGGGAAATCCCTGCCACACCTGCGATGCGCTCACCGAGACCTCTCGCGACAGCGCGCTCCCGGCCATCGCGGCCCAATTGCACGACGCAGTCCCCGCCAGCGAGACGAGCGCAGGAATTCACATGGCGGCGGCCTGGATCGCAGCCAGTGTGCGGGCCTGGGTCGCAGGAGACACCAGCGTACACACGACCCGGGCGCGTATCCCGGTTTCGCTGGGACGTGTCTCCGGGCCGGTAACCATGCACACCGTGGCGCCACATCCAGAATGTGCCTGCAATGCCCTCAGCTCACTATCCCCGCCTCCGCAATGA
- a CDS encoding ATP-dependent helicase: MRGTAVASDVSEILEALDPEQREIAESLRGPVSVLAGAGTGKTRAITHRIAYGVRTGVYDPERVLAVTFTRKAAGELQGRLRELGADGVRAQTFHGAALAQLGHFWPQLIGGAAPQVLPGKVAAISQVVEGLGLHPTGESLRDLASEIEWRKTAMLSIDDYERRIEGRPLPQGFTIEQVLDVHRGYVTLLEDRRQIDFEDVLVLLAGMLETEPAAAAEVRERFRFFTVDEYQDVSPLQHALLKVWLGNRDNLCVVGDASQTIYSFAGASSSYLLRFGVEYPHAREIRLERNYRSTEPIVRLANRLMRDRPGALTLRASREVSPEAASSAADSAPSFEWFASEQDEAIAVADSIAQALASGTPASQVAVLYRTNAQSARFEEALQQRGISVRVHGAQRFFDRADVRQAVMLIRGEAKVSDSRPLFQIVSDVLRSGGWSSKPPEGSAGREKWEAMNALLSLVDEMPAGTGIKEFSEELLARQRAQHEPTLEAVTLSAIHAAKGLEWSMVHVVGLSEGLLPIAHALDEDSISEERRLCYVAFTRARDTLRLSGVAGGARGTRSPSRFIAEAGIVS; this comes from the coding sequence GTGAGGGGGACTGCGGTGGCGAGTGATGTTTCCGAGATCCTCGAGGCGCTCGACCCGGAACAGCGGGAGATTGCGGAGTCGTTGCGGGGCCCCGTCTCGGTGCTCGCCGGAGCGGGCACCGGGAAGACCCGCGCCATTACCCACCGCATTGCATACGGCGTCCGCACAGGTGTCTACGATCCGGAGCGCGTGCTGGCGGTCACCTTCACGAGAAAAGCCGCCGGTGAACTTCAGGGGCGCTTGCGTGAGCTCGGCGCCGATGGCGTGCGGGCGCAGACTTTTCACGGGGCGGCACTTGCGCAACTGGGTCACTTCTGGCCTCAGCTCATTGGGGGAGCAGCGCCCCAGGTGCTTCCCGGTAAGGTCGCCGCAATCTCTCAGGTTGTTGAAGGTCTGGGGCTCCATCCGACAGGAGAATCACTGCGCGACCTCGCTTCCGAGATCGAGTGGCGAAAGACCGCCATGCTCAGCATTGACGACTACGAACGTCGCATCGAGGGGCGTCCGTTACCGCAGGGATTCACAATCGAGCAAGTGCTCGACGTACATCGAGGCTATGTCACTCTTCTTGAGGACCGCCGCCAGATTGATTTTGAAGACGTGCTCGTGTTGCTCGCGGGCATGCTCGAAACAGAGCCCGCCGCGGCGGCGGAAGTGCGCGAGCGGTTCCGCTTTTTCACCGTCGATGAATACCAGGACGTCTCGCCCCTGCAGCACGCGCTGCTGAAGGTTTGGCTCGGAAACCGAGACAACCTGTGTGTGGTGGGTGATGCGAGCCAGACCATTTATTCCTTCGCGGGGGCCTCAAGCTCATATCTGCTTCGTTTCGGTGTGGAATACCCCCACGCGCGCGAGATTCGGCTCGAACGAAACTATCGCTCGACGGAACCGATCGTGCGCCTCGCGAACCGCCTGATGCGGGATCGTCCGGGCGCGTTGACGCTCCGTGCCTCGCGAGAGGTATCGCCAGAGGCAGCATCTTCGGCCGCTGACTCGGCTCCGAGCTTTGAATGGTTCGCTTCCGAACAAGACGAAGCAATCGCCGTCGCGGATTCGATCGCCCAGGCCCTCGCTTCGGGCACCCCAGCCTCACAGGTCGCGGTGCTCTACCGCACGAATGCGCAATCGGCCCGGTTTGAAGAGGCCCTGCAGCAGCGCGGGATCAGCGTGCGCGTGCACGGCGCGCAGCGCTTCTTTGATCGCGCAGATGTGCGACAGGCCGTCATGCTGATTCGAGGCGAGGCAAAGGTGAGCGATAGCAGGCCGCTGTTTCAGATCGTCAGTGATGTGCTCCGTTCTGGGGGCTGGAGTTCCAAGCCTCCGGAGGGTTCTGCCGGTCGTGAAAAGTGGGAGGCGATGAATGCACTGCTGTCCCTCGTGGACGAGATGCCTGCGGGCACCGGGATCAAGGAGTTTAGCGAGGAACTTCTCGCCCGCCAGCGAGCGCAGCACGAGCCAACGCTTGAGGCGGTGACGCTCAGTGCGATTCACGCAGCCAAGGGTCTTGAGTGGTCGATGGTGCATGTTGTGGGTCTCAGTGAGGGGCTCCTGCCCATTGCTCATGCGCTCGACGAAGACAGCATTTCAGAGGAGCGACGGCTGTGCTACGTAGCCTTTACCCGGGCCCGCGACACGCTGCGGCTCTCCGGTGTCGCAGGGGGCGCCCGTGGGACACGATCCCCCTCGCGGTTCATTGCGGAGGCGGGGATAGTGAGCTGA